The proteins below come from a single Zea mays cultivar B73 chromosome 8, Zm-B73-REFERENCE-NAM-5.0, whole genome shotgun sequence genomic window:
- the LOC100272563 gene encoding Bifunctional protein FolD 2 yields the protein MAQIIDGKAIAADVRREVAADVAALSSAHGLVPGLAVVIVGSRKDSQTYVNMKRKACAEVGICSIDVDLPEDISETALVAEVHRLNADPAVHGILVQLPLPKHINEEKILSEISIEKDVDGFHPLNIGKLAMKGREPLFVPCTPKGCMELLSRSGVTVKGKRAVVVGRSNIVGLPVSLLLLKADATVSVVHSRTPDPESIVREADIVIAAAGQAMMIKGDWIKPGAAVIDVGTNSVDDPTRKSGYRLVGDVDFAAASKVAGYLTPVPGGVGPMTVAMLLKNTVDGAKRGIVE from the exons ATGGCGCAGATCATCGATGGCAAGGCCATCGCCGCCGACGTCCGCCGCGAGGTCGCCGCCGATGTGGCCGCGCTCTCGTCGGCCCACGGACTC GTGCCGGGGCTGGCCGTGGTCATCGTGGGGAGCAGGAAGGACTCGCAGACGTACGTGAACATGAAGCGCAAGGCGTGCGCCGAGGTCGGCATCTGCTCCATCGACGTCGACCTCCCGGAGGACATCTCCGAGACCGCGCTCGTCGCCGAGGTTCATCGCCTCAACGCTGACCCCGCCGTGCACG ggatccttgtccagcttccaCTTCCTAAGCATATCAACGAAGAGAAGATACTGAGCGAGATTTCCATCGAGAAAGATGTGGATGGCTTCCATCCTCTCAACATTGGCAAGCTTGCAATGAAAGGCAGAGAGCCACTGTTCGTACCATGTACGCCAAAG GGGTGCATGGAGCTCTTGTCAAGGAGCGGAGTCACTGTTAAAGGTAAGCGGGCAGTTGTGGTTGGTCGCAGCAACATCGTCGGGCTACCTGTATCCCTGCTCCTTCTGAAGGCAGATGCGACCGTATCTGTTGTGCACTCGCGGACCCCTGATCCTGAAAGCATTGTACGCGAAGCCGACATAGTCATCGCGGCAGCTGGGCAGGCTATGATG ATCAAAGGTGACTGGATCAAGCCAGGTGCTGCGGTCATCGATGTCGGGACGAACTCCGTCGACGACCCTACCCGGAAGTCCGGGTACCGGCTCGTCGGCGATGTGGATTTCGCAGCGGCGAGCAAGGTTGCTGGGTACCTGACTCCGGTTCCCGGAGGCGTTGGCCCAATGACGGTGGCAATGCTGCTGAAGAACACGGTGGATGGGGCAAAGCGGGGGATAGTCGAGTAG